A genome region from Dreissena polymorpha isolate Duluth1 chromosome 16, UMN_Dpol_1.0, whole genome shotgun sequence includes the following:
- the LOC127862709 gene encoding uncharacterized protein LOC127862709 isoform X1 yields MTPDCIGTQSSLMINIKMKVLAVFFVACVAIAVGSDYVIYDSTSQPKCTLVGPRTRRSDCRWHAGLDMVDQVIEGGRIIAYKIQWFAGHWSDWFVPGLNDLDGKFNVDASPCTPPVKAKSLRRFWSYFYDHNHQFIICKPN; encoded by the exons atgacaccCGACTGTATTGGAACGCAGTCTTCGCTGATGAtcaacatcaaaatgaaggttcTTGCTGTGTTTTTCGTTGCTTGCGTAGCCATCGCTGTGGGATCTGATTATGTGATTTACGACTCGACATCTCAG CCTAAATGCACGCTGGTTGGACCACGTACAAGGAGGAGTGATTGTCGCTGGCATGCAGGTCTAGACATGGTGGACCAAGTCATTGAGGGAGGTCGCATCATCGCGTACAAGATCCAGTGGTTTGCCGGACACTGGTCTGACTGGTTCGTTCCTGGCCTGAACGACCTCGACGGCAAGTTCAACGTCGACGCCTCGCCTTGCACCCCTCCAGTCAAGGCCAAATCGTTGAGAAGATTTTGGTCCTATTTCTACGACCACAATCACCAGTTCATCATTTGTAAGCCGAATTGA
- the LOC127861679 gene encoding uncharacterized protein LOC127861679 encodes MAAASGRFKEDKTRKNLGWTSEKKAFLIKHVEETPRDPRTSLVEYWNEIAEKINAAFPDSSRNGNSCKSVAQRLLIAPNICTTSPLENATNLNNLTADVATQTDFIAGPDQTEDDWIFLEPKRELQEGASRSAELIHKTALKRLRQYAPLSRTEKACRIDLIYNATPQQMARTMMGITSLGEELRNIVLFDLEMEAQECANKGSALYLKHFDNLIKLRWENIINEMVKKQSFLAQVLLTITLPRNKIGDSKRTQDLVPVLGTAYAILMKQRYSALSGVQKMISVDLQLNKHTRR; translated from the exons ATGGCGGCAGCCAGTGGACGGTTTAAG GAAGACAAAACACGCAAGAACCTGGGCTGGACATCCGAGAAGAAGGCGTTCCTCATCAAACATGTTGAAGAAACACCAAGAGACCCCAGAACATCTCTAGTGGAGTATTGGAATGAGATTGCTGAAAAGATCAATGCCGCTTTCCCAGACAGTTCTAGGAATG GGAATTCCTGCAAGAGTGTGGCACAGCGCCTCCTTATAGCTCCAAATATATGTACTACAAGTCCTCTGGAAAATGCCACTAACCTGAACAATCTTACAGCAGATGTTGCCACACAAACAGATTTCATAGCTGG GCCTGACCAAACAGAGGATGACTGGATTTTTCTTGAACCAAAAAGAGAATTACAG GAGGGTGCTAGTAGGTCAGCAGAGTTGATTCACAAGACAGCTTTGAAAAGATTGAGACAGTATGCCCCGCTTTCAAGAACAGAGAAAGCGTGCCGTATCGACCTGATAT ATAATGCTACACCACAGCAGATGGCCAGAACAATGATGGGTATAACTTCACTTGGAGAAGAACTGAGAAATATAGTGTTATTTGATCTTGAGATGGAGGCACAAGAGTGTGCAAACAAGGGAAGTGCACTGTACTTGAAACACTTTGACAACTTAATCAAACTTAGATGGGAAAACATCATAAACGAAATGGTCAAAAAACAAAGTTTCCTTGCTCAGGTGCTCCTTACCATCACTTTACCTAGAAATAAGATAGGTGACAGTAAAAGGACCCAAGACCTCGTCCCAGTGTTGGGGACAGCGTATGCGATCCTGATGAAACAGAGATACTCTGCTCTGTCTGGTGTACAGAAGATGATCTCAGTAGATTTGCAATTGAACAAACACACCAGAAGGTAA